The following are from one region of the Silene latifolia isolate original U9 population chromosome 9, ASM4854445v1, whole genome shotgun sequence genome:
- the LOC141598535 gene encoding replication protein A 70 kDa DNA-binding subunit B-like, whose translation MRPRRKRIKELSGSTGPYTIRAKVIEKTNVHSEPDGQGLELQIITFQDEEGTKMRTFLHEHELEFFQGVIQDNLEYDISNAKLKLDVDATSENPDGQIYDIFFNIDTIVKPVSGEEAPKALNFVLIGSIPRKVALEDRYDVLGVVIYVDRCCQTTANIERTADACEVMIVDHSHEQILIITAWADLPLQECLALQSIAPSFPVVAFTALMPSYQKGFSLCTTHSTFIMLDPPREEAELLRTWAKQNKSLLAAKRQHVFEVRLPEIHCTITRIETLLKKSANNTLQEEHHWLHVTLHQFDPKDVHLYHGCSNCGTGNDEEIGVAYLCNDCLQDNVVSTPRMAATFQVADETGEYTLSAYTENLEMLLEMKAAAFHSLTEQV comes from the exons ATGAGGCCTCGGCGAAAGCGCATCAAGGAACTTTCAGGATCAACTGGCCCCTACACTATTAGAGCTAAAGTCATTGAAAAAACAAATGTGCATTCTGAACCAGATGGCCAAGGCTTGGAGCTACAAATAATTACATTCCAAGATGAAGAG GGTACTAAAATGAGGACTTTCCTACACGAACATGAGCTAGAATTTTTTCAAGGCGTTATTCAGGACAACCTGGAATACGACATCTCTAATGCAAAACTAAAGTTAGACGTTGATGCAACTTCAGAGAATCCTGATGGTCAGATTTATGACATCTTTTTCAACATAGATACCATTGTCAAACCTGTATCTGGTGAAGAAGCTCCTAAGGCACTTAATTTCGTATTAATTGGATCAATACCCAGAAAAGTAGCACTTGAAGACCGCTATG ATGTGCTAGGAGTTGTTATATATGTTGACCGATGCTGCCAAACCACTGCCAACATAGAGCGGACAGCCGATGCTTGTGAAGTAATGATTGTCGATCACAG CCATGAACAGATTCTGATAATAACGGCTTGGGCAGATCTGCCTTTGCAAGAATGTTTGGCATTGCAGTCCATAGCACCAAGCTTTCCTGTGGTAGCCTTTACAGCTCTAATGCCAAGCTACCAAAAAG GATTTTCCCTTTGTACCACGCATTCAACATTCATCATGTTAGATCCGCCGAGAGAAGAGGCTGAATTGCTCAGGACTTG GGCCAAGCAAAACAAAAGTCTACTAGCAGCAAAAAGACAACATGTCTTTGAAGTCCGCCTTCCAGAAATCCATTGTACCATAACAAGAATTGAAACACTCCTCAAAAAGAGT GCAAACAACACTTTACAGGAAGAACACCACTGGCTACATGTTACGCTGCACCAGTTTGACCCTAAAGATGTGCACTTGTACCATGGTTGTAGTAATTGTGGCACTGGCAACGATGAAGAGATAGGAGTCGCATATCTGTGTAATGATTGTCTGCAGGACAATGTCGTTTCCACTCCAAG AATGGCAGCAACATTTCAAGTTGCAGACGAAACTGGAGAGTATACTCTATCTGCATACACTGAAAATTTAGAAATGCTTTTGGAAATGAAAGCTGCAGCCTTCCACTCTCTGACTGAACAGGTATAA